From the Halobacterium zhouii genome, the window GCCGTCGCCCATCTCCGAGTCGAGGAGGCTCGGCACGTTCCCCTCGATGGGTTCGAGGCGGTCGTCGGGGTCGTCGAGGTCCGGGACGCTTTCGAGGAGCCCCTGCGTGTACGGGTGGACGTGGTCGTCGAACACGTCTGAGAGCGTGCCGCGTTCGACGATCTCGCCGGCGTACATCACGCCGACGCGGTCGGCCATCCGCGCGATGACGCCGAGGTTGTGCGTGATGAGCACGATGCTCATGTCGCGTTCGGCCTGGATGTCGCCCAGGAGGTCGAGGATCTGGGCCTGGATGGTGACGTCGAGCGCGGTCGTCGGTTCGTCGGCGACCAGCAGGTCTGGTTCGCCGGCGAGCGCCTGCGCGATCATCGCGCGCTGGAGCATCCCGCCGGAGAACTCGTGGGGGTGCTCGCGGGCGCGCTCCTCGGCGTCCGGGATGCCGACCTGGTCGAGCAGCGACACCGCGCGGTCCCAGGACTCCTCGGAGACGTACCCCCGGGTAGGGAGCACGCCGTCCAGCAGCAGTGACCCGAGGCCGTACCCCTGGGTTCTGGCGCGCGTCGACCGCGGGTTCGCGCTCGCGCGGCGCTGGACCTCCACGGCTTCGGCGATCTGTTCGCCGACCGTGACTGCTGGGTCCATGCTGCTCATGGGGTCCTGGAATATCATCGAGAACGACGGACCGCGGAGCGACCGGCGGCCCTCCTCGGGGAGTCGGACGACATCGACGTAGTCGCCGTCCACGAACTCGCCGTCGTAGGCGTCAGCGAGTTCGGGGTTCCGGTACCAGATCTCGCCGCTCGTGATGCGGCCCGGGTTCTCCACGAGGTCGAGCAGGGAGAGCGCGGTGACGCTCTTTCCGGACCCGGATTCGCCGACGACGCCGAACACCTCTCCGTCACGGACGGAGAAGGAGACGTCCTCGACGGCGTTCACCTGGCCCTCCTCCGTGAAGAAGCGCGTCGAGAGGTTCTCGACGCGGAGCAGGTCCTGGCTCATACGCCGCCCTCCCCCTCGACGCCGGGGTCGAGGGCGTCGCGGAACCAGTCACCGATGAAGTTCACGCTCATCACCGCGAGCACGATGCCGACGCCGGAGAAGGTGGCGATCCACCACGCACCGGCGAGGTACTCCTGCCCGCTCTGGATGCTGAAGCCCCAGGAGAGCGTGGTGCCCGAGAAGCCGAGGTAGGACAGCGAACTCTCGAGGAGGATGATGGCGGCGACCTGCGTCGTCGCGAGCACGAGGATGGGCGTGACTGCGTTCGGGAGGACGTGTTTCGCGACCACACGCAGGTCGCTCGCGCCGATGCTGCGCGCGGCCTTCACGTACTCGGACTCCGAGACCGTGAGTGCTTCGCCGCGCGCGATGCGCGCGAGCCACACCCAGTTCACGAGGCCGACGACGAGCACGACCGTTCCCGGGAGCGTGAACGTCGCGGGCATTTCGGGCGCGAGGCCGAGTGCCACCCACGGGTCGGGTATCTCGACGGTCGCGGTGCCGAACAGGCCGACGAGCGAGACGGCGAGCACGAGCGACGGGAACGCAAGCATCACGTCCGCGGCGCGCATCAGCGCGTCGTCGGCCTTCCCGCCGTAGAAGCCGGCGGCCAGGCCGACCGGCACGCCGATGATGGCGGCGACAGCGACGCCGAGCAGGCCGACGAGCAGCGAGGTGCGCGCGCCGTAGATGACGCGGGAGAGCACGCCCTGTCCGAGCGCGTTCGTGCCCAGCGGGTACGCCCACGTGGCCTCGATCTGCTTCGTCTGTTTGACCACCTGGACGGACCCGTCCACCATCTTCGTCGAGGTCACCACGCGCTCCGCGCTGAGCCCGATCGGCGGGAGGAGTTTCCGCTGGAGGTGCTGGGCGGTCGGGTCGTGGGGCGCCAGGAACGGCGCGAACACGGCGACGAAGAGGATAGCCCCGAACAGGCCGACGCCGACCTTCGCGAGCGCGCTCCGTCGGAACTCGCGCGCGAGGTTCCGGCGGGTGCGCGGTGAGATCACCGCGACCACCCCGCCGGCGACGGACGTCGCGCTGGCGCTTGTCGTCGAGTCATTCGACGGTCACCTCCGGACTGACGTACGCGTACAGCACGTCGACGGCGGTGTTCACGACCACGAAGCCCGCGCTGATGACGATGAGACAGCCCTGGAGTATCATCCAGTGCTGGGACTTGATGGCGTTGATGAGGAGGTTGCCCAGCCCCGGCAGGTCGAAGACCCGCTCCGTGATGACCGCGCCCCCGATGAGCGTGCCGAGCTGGAGGCCGAGCACCGTGATGATGGGGATGAGCGTGTTCTTCAGGACGTGTCGGTAGCGGACCAGCGACTCCGGCAGGCCCTTCGCGCGCAGCGCCTTCACGTACCCCTGCCCGAGTTCCTCGAGCATCCCCGAGCGCGTGAGCCGCGTCACGAGCGCCGTGAAGTACGTCCCGAGCGTGACCGCCGGCAGCGTCATGTGGGCGAGCCACGCCACCATCCACCGGGTCTCTCCGACGAGCAGGTGGCGGAGCGCGTCCACGAACAGCACGGTGTTGCCGTTTATCTTCGCCATCGTCCCGGTCGGGAAGACGTTCAACTGCACGGCCAGCAGGAGCGTCAGCATCAATCCGAGCCAGAAGTTCGGCGTCGAGATGCCGCCGAGCGAGAGCACCGTCGCGCCGTAGTCCGCCGGCTCGTGGCGGTTCGTCGCGCTCACCACTCCGAGCGGAATCGAGAACACCATCGCGACGACGGTGGCCGACACCGCGAGCTCGACGCTCACCGGGAGCGCGTTGAGCACCTGCGCCGAGACGGCGGTGTTCGCGGCGTAGGACTGGCCCATGTCGAAGTGGAGCAGCCCCCAGACGTAGTCCAGGTACTGTACGTAGATGGGGCGGTTCAGGCCGTACTCGACGGCTATCTGGTGTCGCAACTGGGGGCCGGCGTCCAGGGGCGCGATGAACGTCACGGGACTGCCCGGCGTGACGTACCGCAGCGCGAAGACGACGGTGACGACAGTCCACACGACGAGCACGCCCTGTACCGTTCGTTTCGCCAGGAAGCGTGCGTATCCCATCGGTGTTCACTGGGCTGGCGTGATGGCGTACGCGTCGATTCGCTCGTCGTTCCGGGGCTCCCACTGAATCCGGCTCGAGGCGCCGTAGACGCTGTACTGGCGGTTGAGGAATATCCACGGCGCCTCCTCGCGGCACAGCGTGTTCGCCTGCTGGAGGAGGTCCTCCCGCTCGCCCTTCTTCGCGGTGCTGTTGGCGTCCGCGAGGAGTTGGTCGAGCTCCTCGTTCTTGTAGGACGTGAGCGAGCCGTCGCTGGTCAGCGTCGGGTTGATGGTCTGGCTCGCGTCGAACGTCGCGTTCCCCCAGCCGATGAGGTAGAAGTCCGGCCCGGTCGTGATGTCCGAGTCGACGAGGCTCGTCGCGAGCGACTGGAAGTTCCGCTGTTTCACCTCGCAGGTGACGTTCGGGAGCTTATCGATCATGTTCGCGACGGCGCGAGCGATCTGGACGTCCTTCAGGTAGCGTCCGGCGGGCGTGTGGAGCGTGATGGACGCGCCGGCGTGCCCGCTCTCCTCGACCAGTTGCTCGGCCTTCCCAGGGTCGTGCGGGAACGGATCCAGGTCGGAGTCGTGCCCGAAGAACGAGTTCAGCGTGGGTTGGCTGGTTTTCGCGCCGAAGTCCTGCAGGACGTTGGACACGATGCTCTGGAGGTCGACCGCGTAGTTCATCGCGCGCCGGAACTTCGCGGAGGAGAACGGCTCGACGGTCGACTTCATCCCGTTGTAGAGGACGCGCGTGCTGCCGACCGCGGAGACCGACGCGTCGGAGTTCTCGACGCGGGAGACGGACTGTGGCGGGACGTTCACGACGAGGTCGGTCTCGCCGGCGACGAGTTGGTTCACGCGCACGCTCGGCTTCGACGCGCTGTTCATCGTGAGCTTGGAGACGGCAGCGGGCTCCCGCCAGTAGTCCTCGTTGCGCTGGAAGACGACGCGCACGTTCTTCTCGAAGTCGGTCTGAACGAACGGCCCGGTGCCGTTCATGTGCTGTGCGACGTAGGACTTCCCTTTTTCTTCCACCCACGACTTCTCCACCACGTCGCAGTAGATGGCGAACTCGGCGAAGACGAGCGGGTTGAACCCCTCCGAGTGTACGTCCACGGCGCGCTGGCCGTCCACCACTTCGGCGCCCGTGACGCCGGCGAGTTGCCCCTGCTGGGGGCTCGTGAAGCCGACGTCGTTGTCCACGATGCGATTGATGGTGTACGCAACGTCGTCGGGTGTGAGGTCGTTGCCAGTCTTGTGGAACGTCGGGCCCTCTCGGATCGTAAAGCGCACCCGCCCCTTCTCCTTGCGCTCCCACTCGGTCGCGAGCATCGGGATGATCTTCCCTTCCGGCGAACGGCTCAACAGGCCCTCGTAGGACTGCCGCATGACGATGTCCGTCGGGATGTCCCGGTGGTCGTGCGGGTCTAGCGTGGTCGGCATCTTCCCCTGCGTGATGCTCACCGGGAACTCGTCCGGCGGCGATTGGTTCTCGGCTGGTTCACTGGTGTCGGCCCCGTCCGTGGTTCCGTCCTCACTCGTCTCCGGTTCGGACGTCTCTGTCTGTCCCTGTTGCGTGGAGCAACCCGCGATCATCGTCGTCACAGCGGCTCCGCCGGCGCTGGTCAGGAACGCTCGACGCGACTGGCTACCACTGTCCGTGTCACCATCTGCCATATCACACCGCTTCGAATCTGCGGCCCTTTATGACTTTATACCGTGGTGGTTTTGATGGGGAAAACAAGCCCCGTTCGGGGTCTCGACATGGAGCCGTCGAAGCCGCCACTCGACACCACCCTTTTCCGGCGCGAGAGACACCATCCCACGATGACAGCGTCCAACCCCGTCCAGTGTCCGATCTGCGGGTGGACTGGGCAGCCAGCAGACCTCGACAGCACCGGCGGCGAATCAGCGTGCCCGACGTGCGGCGAGTCCATGGAGTGAGTCGGCTGGCGATTCGAAATCCTTTTTTCTGTCGTCCGCATCGGTCGGGATGCGAGCCGCCTTAGCTCAGACTGGGAGAGCACTCGACTGAAGATCGAGCTGTCCCTGGTTCAAATCCGGGAGGCGGCACTTCTGTGATTCTAAACGACGAGCGTAGCGAGGAGTGTTCGAATCCAGAACGTGTTCCGACCGCGATTTGAACGAGACGAGTCGCAAGCCCGGGAAGCGAACGGAGTGAGCGACCCGGAACGTCTCGGCGTAGTTCACAATCCGGGAGGCGGCACTCACCCACTTTTTCCTCGTCGGGCTCTTCGCTCACTGCGTTCGCTCAGAACCACTCCTCGCAAAAACTTGGGGAAAAACGTCCCGGGCGCTCCCTTCGGTCACGCCCGGTGAAACCTCGTCTTGCTTCGATCGCCGCGGTATGCTAGCCGTTGTGGTTATCGCGGACGAGCGTATCCTCGAGTATCTATCAACGACGATGACGAGCACATCGAAGAGAATGGCCGATAGCGGTGATGTTCAATTCCCCCTTACTGTATCGGAGAGCGGCGTCGGAAGTTGGTCGGTTACGGGTCAGTCCAGCATCTCGAGAACGACGTCCATCGAATCACCGACGGTAGTTGCTTGACGCTGTCGCGATTCGCAACGTTTTCACGCGTCATCTGTTGAGAAGGGGCCGTGCAGCGGGCAGTTCGAGTCGTCGGTTACGTCGTGTTACTCGTCACAGCGACAGTACTGCTCGGGAATGCAGTTGTCGAACCGACGCACGTCTCGTTCGCCGGTGTGGGGTTTAGTGGGGGTCTGGTGTTAGTCGGTGCTGTAACTGCAACCGTCGAACGTCGGAGCACGTTCGATAGCCTCGACGCGACACCCTTCGAGTCGAGTGACGCTGCCGACGCCTTTGCGGTCACAGTCGCGGCTGGCCTTACGTACGTCTTGAGTGTTCACGCAGGCTTCGGGCCCGTTCTTGGGTCGGCGCTGGTTGGCGTCGCTGCTGGCCTCGGAACTCCCGACGTCGATACCGCCGCGTACTGCGGGTCGTTCGTCGGCATGACGTCGCCGGCGGTGTTCCCGTCTGTTGGCTTCGTGTTTGCAGCGGGCCTGGTTTCGGGGGTGGCGTTCGTCGCCGCAAAAGAGGCGTTCGCCGGATTCGGCGGCAAACTCGGCACGCTTGCGCTGTTCGGATGCAGTACGACTGGACTGCTGTTGGGTATCGATTACGCCACTACAGCCGGGGTTCAGTGGAGTGACGCCGCGCTCACAGTGCCGGTAGCTGCCGTCGCTGCCGTGGTCACCGCCGTTCTGAGCATTCGCTGCGGGCTCGGCGCCGTCCTCGGGTCGGCGCTGGTCGGCCTCGCGGCAGAGCTAGCGTTGCCGGTCGTCGTTCCGGACGTCGGCGGGCCGCTGGCGGTCGTTGCTTTCTGTGCATCCTTCGTCGGGATGTCGACGCGCGAGCGACTGGGGAGAGAGGTCTGGGTCGGACTCGCTGGGGCGCTGTGTGGCCTCGTCTTCATCGTCGTCGCTCCGGCGTTCGTCGGCGCGGGCGGGAAACTCGGCACTACCGCTTTCATCTCTTGTGTGGCGCTGGCAGGCGCCGACCGACTCGTCACTTCGGTGAGCGGCTGGTTCGGATTGTCGGTGTAGCAGCCGTCGATGCGACCTGCTCGCGGGCCAGCGGTCCGCTCGCGTGAGTCGAGTTCCCCTTCGGTCGACCTCGCGCTCGCCGTGGTACGCTGGCCGTCTCTGAGGCAGTTTCATTTCACACACGTCGCCCAAACCGATTTGCCGATTGCTGGCGAACGGACAGTATGGCTGGGGAGAGCGAGAAGTCTGGCTCCGAGTCGCCCGAGCACGCGGAACTTGGTGAGGACATCGTCGGCGACGTCGGGGACATGACGTCGATTCTGGGGCACGCGTACCGCGGGGAGCTAGACCGGGAGACGACGTGGCGGTCGCGCCTCGACCAGACGACGACGTGGGCGGTGACGGTGATGGCGGCCATTCTGACGTGGGCGTTCTCGAGTTCGGACAACCCCCACTACGTCATCCTCGTCGGCGTGGCAGCGGTCGCGATATTCCTCCTCATCGAGTCCCGCCGGTACCGCGACTACGACGTGTACCGGTCGCGCGTGCGATTGTTTCAGGAGAACCTGCTCGCGAACGCGCTCGACCCAACGCAGGGCGTGGTCCACGAGGACTGGCGTGCGGAGCTCAGCCACGACTATCGGAAACCGACGCTGAAGGTGTCGATGGTGGAGGCCGTGGGGAACCGCCTGCGGCGGGTGTATCTGGCGTTGCTGGTGGTCCTGCTCGCGGCCTGGGTGTTCCGGATTACGGCGTTCGTCCCGGGTGAGTCGTGGCGTTCGACGGCGGCCATCGCGTCCCTCTCCGGGTTGGTCGTGGTGGGCATTGTCGGCGCGTTCTACGCGGTCGTGTTCGTGGTGGCGTTCTGGCCGCGGGACCGGGAGGCGATGGGGGAGTTCCGTAAGGGCGAAGCCGGGAAGTGGAAGCAAGAGGAGTGATTGGGCTGTCGCCTCGTTCGTCGGTACGACTGGCTTACGCGCTGTCACGCCGGCTTACTCAGAGATGGACGAGGTTTCGTCACGCAGACGCCTCATAACGAAGTGTTCAGGTGTCGACGCAACGTTCATGGCACAGCAGAGCAGGGCCAGGGAGGAGACGATGGAAGCGACCAAACGAACTGGAACGGACCCGATAGTCCTCGCGTCGGTGGCGTCCGTCGCGCTCTCGTGGTTCTACTTCTACGTGCGCGGGGAGCGCTTGAAGGGAATCTTCGTCGGTCTGTGGCCCCCGACGCTGCTCGCGTTCGCGAGTTACTTCCGACAGCAAGAGATGCAGGAGTCGATGAAACACGGGGCGAGCGGCGTCGTCACGCGCGTCCAGCGGATGATGCAGCAGTAGTCAGCAGGAGCGCTCGCGGACCGCGGTTCCGGCGAGAGTTAACTGTTAAATTACGTGGGGGGATACGTCCCTCCGTGCAAGCAGGAGTACTCGGCGTCGTCGACGGCGACTTCGACGTCGTCGACTCGTTTTCGGACTCGGTGACGGACGGCGACCGCGAACTGGCGCGGCGACTGGAGATACGCGGCGTGTTCTCGCTGCCGTCCGGCGAGATGGCGTTCGCGGGGCGCGCGGCGGAGGAGTACCTTCGCGAGCGCGAGACCCACGCCATCGAGGACGGTGAAATCGAGGTCCGAGAGGACCCGCGGGTGGGCACGCGGTACACGGAGTTCGTCGGCGTGCCGGGCGAGTTCGTCGTCGTCGGGAGCGGCGACGGCGAGTTCGCGTTCGACCTCGTTAGCGCGGACACGAACACGGACGTCGAGCGCGCGACCCTCGACCTGGACGGGTTCTTCACAGCGCACGGGTCGGCGCGCCCCTGGCAGGCGGGGTTCTACGGCGCGGGTGACGACCCGGTGACCGGCGTGGTTCACGGGTCGGACCTGCGAAACGAGTACGATCTCGATGGGATGCTTGCGGATTCGAACCTGAACCAGGTCGGGTTGACGTACGAGTACGACGGCGAGGACGTGAAGATGACCGCGTCCCGGAGCGGGTACGTGGAACTCTACCGGCCACAGACGTTCGGCCGCGAGGACTACCTCGAGTACCTCCGCGAGGAAGTGCTGTCCCACGTCGAGTAGCGAGCGGGCAGCCCGGCCGCCCCGTCCGTCGGCCGGCCCGTCCGTGTGGTTGGCTGCTCACTCCGTTCGCGTGGCGTGTTGTCTGATCCATCCGCGGGGCGTGCTGTCCACTCTACCTGCGGGACGTGCTGTCCGCGCTGTTCGCGGCTGCCGGCAGAATTTGGCCGAAAAGACCGACAGAGAAGTCAGTAGAGCACGTCTCGGACTGCCACCGCGTCCGATTCGAACCTCGGAAAGGTTATGAGTGTGGGGGCACTTCGTACAGTTGCAATGGCGACCGGTAAGGTTGACTTCTTCAACGACACGGGCGGTTACGGATTCATCGAGACTGAGGACGCAGACGAGGACGTGTTCTTCCACATGGAGGACGTCGGCGGTCCTGACCTAGAAGAGGGTCAGGAAGTCGAGTTCGACATCGAGGAAGCGGACAAGGGTCCGCGCGCGACGAACCTCGAGCGGCTGTAATCTGGTGAACCCCCGGCGCCTTCGGGCGCCGGCGGAGGTATAGTTTTCTGACTTTCCACGTTCCGCAGCGACGCGTCCGTTCTCGCAGCGGAACCATATTCTCCGCGTAGTGGTGACGCTCTTCGGCGCGTCTGCTTCGTCCGGATACCGGGGAACGCGGCACTGGTTGGCCACAAGACGTACCCGGCGATGTGCCGTTTGGCCGAGTGTGCGCGCTTCCACGCTCGCGTTGGCTTTCGGTGCGTTCCTGTTCGTGCTACCGATTCCTGGGACGTTTATCACCGGTGCGCTGGTGCTGATCGCTGGTGCCGTCGCACGATTTGCCGGCCACTAGCCGGTGTCGGCGACGGGAGCCACTCGCGGAAACGAACTAGTCCTCGGAGATAAAACAGACCTCGGGGCCGGGTCTCGGCTGTCAGTCGAGACGCGCGAGGTTGTCGTCCGTCAGTCGAGACGCGCGAGGTTGTCGTCCGTCAGTTCGAGTTGGCTGGCGGCGACGTTCGATTCGAGGTGGTCGACGCTGCCGGTGCCGGGAATCGGGAGCGTGACCGGAGAGTGCTCGAGCAGCCACGCGAGTGCGACCTGCCGAACGGTCGCGTCGTGTTCGTCCGCGATGTCCTCGAGTGTGTCCCGTTTTTCACCGAGGTCGCCCGCGCCCATCGGGAAGTAGGGGATGAACCCGATGTCGTTCTCCTCACAGACCTCGAGGACGTCCTCGTGTTCGCGGTCAGCGACGTTGTACGAGTTCTGCACGGTCGCCACGTCCACGATGTCGCGGGCCGTCTCGAGTTGCTCCACGGAGACGTTGCTGAGGCCGACGTGGTTCACGAGGCCGTCGTCTTTCAACTCCGCGAACGCGTGCACGGAGTCCTCGAACGGCGTGTCCGGGTCCGGGCGATGGAACTGGTAGAGGTCGATGGTGTCGGTGTCGAGGCGGTCGAGCGAACACAGCACCTGGTTTCGGATGTAATCCGGGTCGCCGTGGGCGAGCCAGTCCCCAGACTCGTTCCGCAGCAGTCCGGCTTTCGTCGCGACGACGGCGTCCCCGTCGTCGAGCGCCTCCCCGATGAGGCGCTCGCTCACGCCCGGCCCGTAGGAGTCAGCCGTGTCGATGAAGTCCACCCCGAGGTCCACCGCGCGCTGGAGCACGCGGTGGGCCTCGTTCTCGTCCTGGGGCGCTCCGATGATGTCCTCGCCCGTGATGCGCATCGCGCCGAACCCGAGTCGATTGACGGACAGTTCGCCACCGATGTCGAACGTCCCGCTCTCGTTCTCCATACTGGGACGTCGGTCGGGAGCAGGGTAGGCGTTGGGGCTCCGGACGTGACTGCCTTCGACCGAACCGGGTCAGGTCCGCCACTGGTCTCTGAGTTCCGTGCGGGGCTTCGAGGGGTCGTCGCGTTCGACGACCGTCCGCAACTCCTGGGCGTCGAACCAGTACTGGCGGTCGCCGTCGCGGACGACGAGGTCGCGCGTGCGGAGTTCCCGGAGGAGGGTGTGCACGGCTTCGATGTCCACGTCGGCGGTGTCCGCGAGCGAGTGGGCGTCGCTGCCGGGGGTGGTGGCGAGGTCGGAGACGAGGGTCCACGCGTCGTCGTCGTTGCACTTCGAGTCGCGGCGCGCAGCGTTCACGCGCGAGACGACGGGCGCGGCCTGCAGCAGGTCGACGACGGTCTCCGGTTCGGGGTAGCCGTCGCGTTCGCCGTTCGATTCGCTCGCTCCTCCTTCCGCGGCCCCGCTCTGCAAGGCCGCGCGCTCGCCACGCCGCCGCAGGCGTTCCTGGACGGCGTCGACGACGACGTCGCTCGTGTCGTCGGTGTCGAAGACGAAGGCGTCGCCGTCGTCGGCTTCTGTGTCGTCGTCCGTTTCCGCATCGCCGCCCGGCCCTGTACCGTCGTCTGATTCTGCGTTGCCGTCTGCTTCCGCGGCGCTGTCCGCCTCCGCGGCGCTGTCCGCCTCCGCAGCGCCGTCCGCTTCCGCGTTCCCGTCCGCCTCCGCGTCCCCCACTCCCAAAGTACCGTCGTCGGTTTCCACGCTGCCGTCTCCTTCCGTGTCGGCACCGCTCGCGTCGTCGTCCGCCGGTCCACCGGTCCCGAGTTCGCCGTCGACGCGCGCCTCGAGTTCCTCGATGCGGGATTCGAGGTGGTCGATCTCCTCGTTTTTCGTCTGGAGCGTGGACTCGTAGGCCTCGGGCGGCGCGCCGTCGCCGTGCGCGAGCGCGTTCGCCATCTTCCGCGCTGCCGCGGAGACGTCGCGTGCGGTCTCGAGTTGGGACTCCAGGTCCGCGATTCGCTCCTCGCGGTTCTCAATCTTCGATTCGAGTTCCGCGATTCGGTCGCGCTCCTGTTCCTTGCGACTCGTGATGTCCTCGATGTCCTCGGTGAGCGACCCGCTCACTGACTTGAGGTCGGGGCGCTCGAAATCGTCGAGTCCCGGGGTGGCGCCCGCGTCGAACGTGCGCTTTCGCTTGAACTGGACGCGGCGCACCGCCTCGTCGCTCCAGTCGGTCTGGATGAACGCCTCGCCGTCGTCCAACTCGACGACCTCGTCGGCGTAGTCGCTGCCGACGATTCGCCTGACGACGTTCGTGTCGTTCTCCCAGGTGAGGCGGTGCCAGGCCAGCCAGTTCGCCTGCGTGATGAAGTCCTTCTTGACGTCCGCGGGGCGCTGGCTGATGCCGACGACGCCGAGGCCGTGTTTGCGTCCGCGTTTCCCGACCTTGATGAGGAGGTTCCCCGTCTCGCCCATCCCACCACCCTCCGGGATGTACTCGTGGCACTCCTCGACCACGAGCAGGAACGGCTTCTTGAGTTTCTTCTCCTTCGCGAAGAGGTGACGCGCCGTCTCGCGGAGCAACTCGTCGGCCTCGTCCTCGTCGAGGTAGCCCGACACGTCGAGGATGATGGGAACGTTCTCCTCGAGGGCGAGGTGCGCGAGTTTCTGGGCGTGCTCGGTGCCGACCTGGATGTCACACTCCTCGTCCGCGCCCGCGTGCAGGAGTTCGTACTCCTCTTTCAGGCCGTAGTACTCGCCGTCCGTGTCCACGATGAGAACGGGGTAGCCGGCTTCCAGGAGCTCCTCCACGACGACGCTCGTAGTGTTCGACTTCCCGGACCCAGACTTCCCCGTGACGAACCCCCTCCCGGTGAGCATCTCCACGATGGGGAAGGATAGCGGGTCGCCGTCTGCCGTCTCCCCGACGGGAATCCGCTGGTCGCCGTCCTCGGCGGTGTCTGCCATCGGTGGGTGGGACACAGCGAACGGGGAAAATGGTTGCCTTCCCCCGGACACGGATTGCCCGCCTCGAACTGTCTCGAAGACGACTGCCTGGCGCGATACTACTGTCTAGCGGGGTGGTCGTCGGGGAGTCGCCGTCGGCCGAACGTCGTTTCACGTAGCGTATCGCCCTCGTAGGATTCGCGGAGCAGTCCGCGTTCGCGGAGTTCGGGCACGACGAGGTCGACGAAGTCTTGCAGGCTGTCCGGGCGCGCGACTTCCTTGACGTTGAAGCCGTCGACGCCGACGTTCCGGAACCAGTGTTCGAACTCGTCGGCCACCTGCTCGGGGGTGCCGACGACGACCGGCGAGGTGGTGCCGAGTCCGGCGAACTCCGCCACCTCGCGGACCGTCCACTCGCGG encodes:
- a CDS encoding ABC transporter ATP-binding protein, coding for MSQDLLRVENLSTRFFTEEGQVNAVEDVSFSVRDGEVFGVVGESGSGKSVTALSLLDLVENPGRITSGEIWYRNPELADAYDGEFVDGDYVDVVRLPEEGRRSLRGPSFSMIFQDPMSSMDPAVTVGEQIAEAVEVQRRASANPRSTRARTQGYGLGSLLLDGVLPTRGYVSEESWDRAVSLLDQVGIPDAEERAREHPHEFSGGMLQRAMIAQALAGEPDLLVADEPTTALDVTIQAQILDLLGDIQAERDMSIVLITHNLGVIARMADRVGVMYAGEIVERGTLSDVFDDHVHPYTQGLLESVPDLDDPDDRLEPIEGNVPSLLDSEMGDGCYFADRCPKAMEECLDKPPEFDCGGSEEHAAKCYLADHPYDESQALHDDPAAVSETVEDAGSTEDGETTEDADTAGSPEPAADSEGVSTSD
- a CDS encoding ABC transporter permease gives rise to the protein MISPRTRRNLAREFRRSALAKVGVGLFGAILFVAVFAPFLAPHDPTAQHLQRKLLPPIGLSAERVVTSTKMVDGSVQVVKQTKQIEATWAYPLGTNALGQGVLSRVIYGARTSLLVGLLGVAVAAIIGVPVGLAAGFYGGKADDALMRAADVMLAFPSLVLAVSLVGLFGTATVEIPDPWVALGLAPEMPATFTLPGTVVLVVGLVNWVWLARIARGEALTVSESEYVKAARSIGASDLRVVAKHVLPNAVTPILVLATTQVAAIILLESSLSYLGFSGTTLSWGFSIQSGQEYLAGAWWIATFSGVGIVLAVMSVNFIGDWFRDALDPGVEGEGGV
- a CDS encoding ABC transporter permease; the protein is MGYARFLAKRTVQGVLVVWTVVTVVFALRYVTPGSPVTFIAPLDAGPQLRHQIAVEYGLNRPIYVQYLDYVWGLLHFDMGQSYAANTAVSAQVLNALPVSVELAVSATVVAMVFSIPLGVVSATNRHEPADYGATVLSLGGISTPNFWLGLMLTLLLAVQLNVFPTGTMAKINGNTVLFVDALRHLLVGETRWMVAWLAHMTLPAVTLGTYFTALVTRLTRSGMLEELGQGYVKALRAKGLPESLVRYRHVLKNTLIPIITVLGLQLGTLIGGAVITERVFDLPGLGNLLINAIKSQHWMILQGCLIVISAGFVVVNTAVDVLYAYVSPEVTVE
- a CDS encoding ABC transporter substrate-binding protein encodes the protein MADGDTDSGSQSRRAFLTSAGGAAVTTMIAGCSTQQGQTETSEPETSEDGTTDGADTSEPAENQSPPDEFPVSITQGKMPTTLDPHDHRDIPTDIVMRQSYEGLLSRSPEGKIIPMLATEWERKEKGRVRFTIREGPTFHKTGNDLTPDDVAYTINRIVDNDVGFTSPQQGQLAGVTGAEVVDGQRAVDVHSEGFNPLVFAEFAIYCDVVEKSWVEEKGKSYVAQHMNGTGPFVQTDFEKNVRVVFQRNEDYWREPAAVSKLTMNSASKPSVRVNQLVAGETDLVVNVPPQSVSRVENSDASVSAVGSTRVLYNGMKSTVEPFSSAKFRRAMNYAVDLQSIVSNVLQDFGAKTSQPTLNSFFGHDSDLDPFPHDPGKAEQLVEESGHAGASITLHTPAGRYLKDVQIARAVANMIDKLPNVTCEVKQRNFQSLATSLVDSDITTGPDFYLIGWGNATFDASQTINPTLTSDGSLTSYKNEELDQLLADANSTAKKGEREDLLQQANTLCREEAPWIFLNRQYSVYGASSRIQWEPRNDERIDAYAITPAQ
- a CDS encoding DUF2270 domain-containing protein; the encoded protein is MAGESEKSGSESPEHAELGEDIVGDVGDMTSILGHAYRGELDRETTWRSRLDQTTTWAVTVMAAILTWAFSSSDNPHYVILVGVAAVAIFLLIESRRYRDYDVYRSRVRLFQENLLANALDPTQGVVHEDWRAELSHDYRKPTLKVSMVEAVGNRLRRVYLALLVVLLAAWVFRITAFVPGESWRSTAAIASLSGLVVVGIVGAFYAVVFVVAFWPRDREAMGEFRKGEAGKWKQEE
- a CDS encoding cold-shock protein, with the translated sequence MATGKVDFFNDTGGYGFIETEDADEDVFFHMEDVGGPDLEEGQEVEFDIEEADKGPRATNLERL
- a CDS encoding aldo/keto reductase codes for the protein MENESGTFDIGGELSVNRLGFGAMRITGEDIIGAPQDENEAHRVLQRAVDLGVDFIDTADSYGPGVSERLIGEALDDGDAVVATKAGLLRNESGDWLAHGDPDYIRNQVLCSLDRLDTDTIDLYQFHRPDPDTPFEDSVHAFAELKDDGLVNHVGLSNVSVEQLETARDIVDVATVQNSYNVADREHEDVLEVCEENDIGFIPYFPMGAGDLGEKRDTLEDIADEHDATVRQVALAWLLEHSPVTLPIPGTGSVDHLESNVAASQLELTDDNLARLD
- a CDS encoding helicase HerA domain-containing protein, coding for MADTAEDGDQRIPVGETADGDPLSFPIVEMLTGRGFVTGKSGSGKSNTTSVVVEELLEAGYPVLIVDTDGEYYGLKEEYELLHAGADEECDIQVGTEHAQKLAHLALEENVPIILDVSGYLDEDEADELLRETARHLFAKEKKLKKPFLLVVEECHEYIPEGGGMGETGNLLIKVGKRGRKHGLGVVGISQRPADVKKDFITQANWLAWHRLTWENDTNVVRRIVGSDYADEVVELDDGEAFIQTDWSDEAVRRVQFKRKRTFDAGATPGLDDFERPDLKSVSGSLTEDIEDITSRKEQERDRIAELESKIENREERIADLESQLETARDVSAAARKMANALAHGDGAPPEAYESTLQTKNEEIDHLESRIEELEARVDGELGTGGPADDDASGADTEGDGSVETDDGTLGVGDAEADGNAEADGAAEADSAAEADSAAEADGNAESDDGTGPGGDAETDDDTEADDGDAFVFDTDDTSDVVVDAVQERLRRRGERAALQSGAAEGGASESNGERDGYPEPETVVDLLQAAPVVSRVNAARRDSKCNDDDAWTLVSDLATTPGSDAHSLADTADVDIEAVHTLLRELRTRDLVVRDGDRQYWFDAQELRTVVERDDPSKPRTELRDQWRT